A single Heterodontus francisci isolate sHetFra1 chromosome 11, sHetFra1.hap1, whole genome shotgun sequence DNA region contains:
- the LOC137375228 gene encoding uncharacterized protein codes for MAAKKVDERKKCHNFSDEDLDKLLNEVEAKRHRLLGYDKRRAPRKVSILAWKEVAEAVTANSTVPRTAEQCRKKLNDLTRSARSKMAHNARERSLTRLSGGGVAFLKDLNEYEERARQLVGISNSSVSGGQTDIGVREGVQLSWDTTAGDFNESATAAEGAERGPGEGAELRVIEESKMIKDEVKEEGEWHADEQEGVHPGWEGRQSSAVTPVPMLHLQDADVGGPQSWDNIQIVSSSPGPSCSKLETDRCPPVSHESDTGGLLGGCVIDRSELSSAEGLPAVPVLAPLPSVTRGPHQPHVETSVEEVEEVFIAGLRDVLVAQHDRQLDSLDLIRQEMTGLCQEVRELKTSLCQEVRELKTSLCQQLAFSIQKLTDALTATKQIHVNQVAASDLNQIAKQTPELYAVGTAVTEMTPIQPLLNTPSPETVQSYEPAAVPVMDAASGQQHSSNELSAAGHAFGTRGVRLRVRGRRRRH; via the exons ATGGCAGCAAAAAAGGTAGATGAGAGGAAGAAATGTCATAACTTTAGCGATGAAGACCTTGACAAACTTCTCAATGAGGTAGAGGCGAAGCGTCACCGTCTTCTTGGTTACGATAAACGCAGAGCTCCTAGAAAAGTTAGCATCTTGGCATGGAAGGAGGTTGCAGAGGCTGTGACTGCTAACAGCACTGTTCCACGGACTGCAGAGCAATGTCGCAAGAAATTGAATGATTTAACACGATCTGCCAGG AGTAAGATGGCTCATAATGCCCGGGAGCGTTCATTGACCCGATTGAGTGGGGGTGGTGTGGCTTTTCTGAAGGATCTTAACGAGTATGAAGAGAGGGCCAGGCAGCTGGTGGGAATCAGTAATAGTTCAGTGTCTGGTGGCCAAACAGATATTGGAGTGAGGGAAG GTGTACAGCTGTCTTGGGACACAACGGCTGGAGATTTCAACGAGTCAGCGACAGCAGCTGAGGGTGCTGAAAGAGGGCCTGGAGAAGGTGCTGAGTTGCGGGTCATAGAGGAAAGCAAGATGATAAAGGATGAGGTGAAAGAGGAAGGGGAGTGGCATGCAGATGAGCAGGAAGGTGTGCACCCTGGCTGGGAGGGCAGGCAAAGCAGTGCTGTTACCCCTGTCCCCATGTTGCACCTTCAGGATGCTGATGTGGGGGGGCCACAATCCTGGGACAATATTCAGATTGTCTCTTCATCTCCTGGCCCCTCTTGCTCTAAGCTAGAAACAGATAGATGCCCTCCTGTCAGCCATGAATCTGATACCGGGGGGCTACTGGGAGGATGTGTGATAGACCGGTCTGAACTATCAAGTGCTGAGGGGCTTCCAGCAGTTCCAGTACTTGCTCCATTGCCTTCAGTGACACGTGGACCACATCAGCCCCATGTTGAGACCTCAGTGGAAGAAGTGGAAGAGGTGTTCATTGCAGGGCTTAGGGATGTGCTGGTGGCTCAACATGACAGGCAGCTAGACTCTCTGGACTTGATCAGACAGGAGATGActggtctttgtcaggaggtgagggagttgaagaccagtctttgtcaggaggtgagggagttgaagacaagtctttgtcagcaGCTGGCCTTTTCTATTCAAAAACTTACTGATGCATTGACTGCTACAAAGCAGATCCATGTAAATCAGGTTGCTGCAAGTGACCTTAACCAGATAGCAAAACAAACACCCGAGTTGTATGCAGTTGGTACAGCAGTAACAGAAATGACCCCAATACAACCACTCTTAAACACTCCAAGTCCAGAAACAGTGCAGTCATATGAGCCAGCAGCTGTACCTGTAATGGATGCAGCTTCTGGACAGCAGCATTCCAGCAACGAGTTATCTGCTGCTGGGCATGCCTTTGGTACCAGAGGGGTCAGGTTGCGGGTACGGGGAAGACGCAGGAGGCATTAG